The Pocillopora verrucosa isolate sample1 chromosome 9, ASM3666991v2, whole genome shotgun sequence genome includes the window TGATACATGTATCTAATGATGTAGCTTTTTATTGATGGTACTACGGCTGTCTACTCTATGGCTAgggattttgttttcaactgtTCATTACTTAACTCTTTGATCTCAATTCATTTTTAGAGCGCCATAAAATCAAAAGGATACCGCAGCCTCGAGGAAGGAGAGAAAGTTCAATTCAAAACAGTCAGTTCAGATAAAGGAACGATTGCTGTTTTTGTGACTTCCCCGGATGGCGGAAACGTCAGAAGCTTGTCACGAAAATGCCGCGTTAAGAAAGGCGCGCGAAAGTACACGAGTCTCTGTTACAACTGCAACATGAATGGACACAGAATGAAAAACTGTCCGTATGCGAGGCGAGTCGAACGAACATGTCACAAATGTGGGTCGCAAAGTCATCTGATAAGAACGTGTCCAAAGCTGCTGGAGCAGCTAACTGAATTACGCTCTGatcaaagaagagaaagacaTAGAATCTTTGATGAAAGGAACTTTTCACCTACCGACTCGGCAAAGCAGCCGCAAGACCACTCATAAGTTGCTTGCAAAATTCTCACCCTTTTCCTCGAGGAAAACGAACCTCACAGTAAACAAGGAGTTGATAGCAACGGGATGTGCATATTTCTTGTGAAATCCAGAGTTTCTGGACAAGACACATGACCGACGTCATAAGAGAGTGCAGTTGAGGGAATCTTATCAGGATCTTAAGAAGTCCTATACATGTGCAAGTCAAGTCAAAGAGTAGCAATACTTCTGCATGGTCACTTCATGCAAGAGAAATCGGAATACGCCCTGTTTGAGCGCCACCGGATCAGAGCCACTAGGATCCTGATCCGGTTCTACTACAAGTTGCTCTACGCGCAGATAAGAGGTCAATCTCGACGACCGTGAAAAAAATGTGGTTTTTTCAACAGAGTCGATAATATGaattaaccaccgtaaagaACTTCTAAGCTGatatttcgagcgttaaccGTTGGTCAGGGCGAATGTAAAGAATTTTGGACATTTTGGCCGTTTCGATAAGGTATATAATGAGGTGGAACACCACAGCGTACTCTGGTGTGACACTCAAGCATTCTTAGGCCCCTAAATATCGGGTCCCTAAATATCAACACTCAAATGTAACGGGCTTAAAAGGCCTTGCCGCAGGCTCCAGAAGTCAGTGTTTTAGCCAAAATGGATTTTGTGCGGAAAATCAAATGAATAGATTCTcgagaaaaagggaaattatgTCCACTTCATCCGAACAAAAATACACCAGATACTTCCATTAATTTTGCCGTTTTATTGCCTTTTCCCCGTGTATATGTAGTCTACAAAACTATTTTAATCGGCAAAAACGGATGCTGCTAGTTGGTGACTGTTGGTATGGATAATGCACGATCCctctaaaaaagaaaagcagaatAATTATTTTGTGAGAGAGAAAGTTTTTAGAatgtcatttttctcttttagtgCGTCGAAATAAgatgtcattaaaaaaaattgaatgactCTTAAAAATATACTGATCCAATTATATTTCAGGAGTGGCGAAGGATAAGGAAGGATCTCGACTTtaatctttctttcctttcctgaaaaaaacCGATAAATgttagtatctgagcaacttCCCAACTATCATTCCCTTAGTTCAACATTGATCCTAACTCTGTAACTTGTTACTAGTTGCCTGTCGTCGGGTTAGGGGAGAGGTAGGTGCGTAGTTGCTCAGCTGCTGACGTAATCATTACATTATCCCTTTGCGCTTAGCGCGAAATTGTTTTTTAGCCTTTGAAGTGTCACTTACATTTCGACTGACAGGAAGAATCGACGATATCTTGCAGTTGGTAGAACAGTTTGTCAAAATCGTGAACTTTGATGACGTTCTCGTCTTTGCCCATAGCGATCGTTTTCAGCTCCTCGACCTTAATATTGTCACCAACACCGACAGCGATAATTTTAACTCCTTTTTCCTGCGAATTAAGAAGAAATCCATATGATATGGTAGGTCAGTAAATCCTCATGGCCGTGTGAGGACCCTGTTGGGGTGTTACATCGGCCAGTTTTGTCTTGCAACTTGTTTGCGCCGTTCTGATCTAACCGCACAGCGCACTTTCTAATGAAATCTATTTCCCGGCATCAGACACTAACCCGCGTGGAAAGTGGGAAGAACACGAGAAGAGTTTGTGCATTCCTCGAGTCGAAAGAAGAGTGACTTACAACCTTGTCGAGTGTTTTCCCGCTTTCAAAGGGGTTTATCAACTCGCGTGGCCAATTCCTCTTATCATTGAATTAACAATTAGACTATGAGCCTCCTATCCCCATCGCTTTATAGCCGATGATTTGGGCGCAGCCCAAATCAACTATAGATACGCATAGAAGTTCAGAGTGAATTATCTAATTGTTTTAATATGAACCTACAAGGCGTTCTAAACTTAGTAAAGAGACCGGCTCCTActtatatattattttgtttacaactgcACGCTGTTAGGCCACTCGCTTTACCTAGTG containing:
- the LOC131793649 gene encoding protein lin-28 homolog A produces the protein MSEGEDTKGQDQLITGSVKWFNLAKGFGFITRDDAKGDVFVHQSAIKSKGYRSLEEGEKVQFKTVSSDKGTIAVFVTSPDGGNVRSLSRKCRVKKGARKYTSLCYNCNMNGHRMKNCPYARRVERTCHKCGSQSHLIRTCPKLLEQLTELRSDQRRERHRIFDERNFSPTDSAKQPQDHS